From the Bacteroidales bacterium genome, the window TGCAGTTTTTCTTTGAATGAAAGCTTAAAATGAAATTTTTTCTCAATGAGTTCCGTAGCCTTCAGGCAGGAGAGGAACAATTTATGCATAATCTTTTTGAACATGACCTTTAGTTTTTGAACCAGTTTTTTTCGATGCAATCCCTCAGTTGAATTTTTGAGCGGTGAATGATTTGCCAATAATTGGACTGGGATATATTCAATTCCTGACAGATTTCCTTTCCTTTTTTTTGGGTCAGGTACTTCAGTTTTACACACGTATTCCAGTTGGAGGGCAGTTCATCCAGGCATTTATTCAACACCTCTAAAAATTCATCATCGTCTAAGAGGTTTTTCTGGTTTTCTTTCCAGTCTTTGGGCCTGTGGGCGTGCTTCCATTCTTTGTTCTCATCAAAAAAATCAGCTAAGATTTGATCATCCGTATTCACAGGCTGTTTTACCTTTTTTCTGTAATGATCCACGATTTTGTTGTTCAGAATGGAGAAAAGCCAGGTCTTGGGTGAACTTTTGCCTTTGAAGGTGGAGTAGTTTTCCGAAGCAGCCAGGAAGGTTTCCTGAACG encodes:
- a CDS encoding sigma-70 family RNA polymerase sigma factor; amino-acid sequence: MDNDNQQDLSEWVESFTGELFARAYYKVSDPELAKDLVQETFLAASENYSTFKGKSSPKTWLFSILNNKIVDHYRKKVKQPVNTDDQILADFFDENKEWKHAHRPKDWKENQKNLLDDDEFLEVLNKCLDELPSNWNTCVKLKYLTQKKGKEICQELNISQSNYWQIIHRSKIQLRDCIEKNWFKN